One Coffea eugenioides isolate CCC68of chromosome 2, Ceug_1.0, whole genome shotgun sequence genomic window, CTAAGTTCTTGGTTATCTTGTGGACAAAATATGAATCTGCAGCATCTAGGTATTGTCAGAGAATAATTTCAACTAAAAGCTAACTAACCTTACTGTGGAGAAGTGCTCAAAAAAGTACAGGAAAAGCAAAAAAGTGAAAAGAGCAAAATATAAGAATAATTTCCCCACAAAAGGCACAAGGAAAAACCTCCACTTGAATTTCATAGACATACACAAATATGGAGTAAAAACCCAAGCAAACAGCAAAGTCTTCTACTATTCATAGAAAGCAAATGAACGACAGATTCTTTAGATCCCATGCCACTTTTGGACTGCAAAATAGAGGTAGGCTAATCTTATACAAATTGCAGGACTAGCTAATTACACATTAGATGTCCCACCACAAAGAGTAAAATATTGGCACAAACTGTAGAAATAGGAAGCTATGTCATCAATCTGCTAGAAGTCTAGATGAAGGAAGCAAGCAGAAAAATATCAATGGAAATCAGCAACATTCAGACACTGCAAACTGCAACATGTCCAAGTCAGTGGGAACAGCTCCAACAGTGTTCACTGCTCTTAAAACCAGGCCAACAGCTTCCTGGGTGTATAGAGCCGGTCTAGCCTGAGTCTTTTAGAAATATAACCAGTTACAATTTTGTCTCATTTCATACCCTACACCCCAGGACCCAACTTCAATAAGAGACAATCTTCTGTTCTGAAACTAGGTTAAAACAACAGTTTCAGTATGAAATTCTTCTTTAAGTTCTCCTTAGCCTTTAAGTTTCAACTTCCACAATCTTTCAACTAATCCAGATATGTGGTTGACATAAACAAGAAGCCTGGAAGCTTTTCAATTTTGTAGCTTGTTTATACTTGAGCACTCTTGACACTAACGCTATGTACAAATTTGGGTCTGTATTCTATTAAGAGTAAAACTTCTGTAAAGCTTAACTTTTGGGGTaaaaatttttcctaaaattCACAGTTTTTAACAGGTTTTGCTAATGGAACTTCACATTGACATTGGTTGTACATTGTTCAAAATGTTTCGGTAGGTCAGTTTAATTTAGTAGCAAGATGAGATATATTATCAATGACTGCAATGTTGACTGGGTGTTTAACATACTATACACAAAACTGAAATGAACAAAGATACTTAAAATAAGAGTAGCACAATCTAGCAACCTACATACATCAAAGATATCTTAAAcagagaggccttctacatcaCAAAGACAAATATACAcatcacttcaagcaattagcTAACTTTTGTTAGGACTGACTGAGTATTGTATTGGGGGTTGTGCAGGTTGAAGCAGAATGAGAGATGTCCTGCCTTGTACGTCCTCCTATCCCCAAAGAGAACCCAAAGACATCCACCAATAAATAGAAGCAAGAACTAACAAGTTCATGAACCAATATTAATTAATAGAACAGTCTGCCCAAACCATCTCAGAACTACCAAAGAAAGTTTCAGAGAAGTGCAATAACGGGCGAACCATCCTACATGAAGTACATTGCACACCAGACTAGACCAAATAGGGACAGTTCCAATGCCGAGGAATACAAGACATGATAATGCGTGACAGCATTAGTTCATCCCAAAAATATCAGATTGCTTTCACTGTATATCTATAAGAATTGAAGCAAGAGAGAAAGACCTCCATgaccacaaatcacaagctttAATAAAAGCCAGGAAACCAGCATTTACAAAATACAATGACATTAATTCAATCAAAACAGCAAATGCAAGTGTCAATTTCCAGAGTAAAGTACTTCTGCAATTAATTATGAGAGCAATTGGTCCATACTGCAGTTCAATATATGAGAAAACAAGATGCTCACCACGTATAAAAACCttacaagaaacaaaaataactcACATTCTATGCTCATCACAATGCCATTTAGAGTTATCCACCACAACCGATGGCTGATTTGGAAATAAAGCATTGACTTTCATAGTTATCCATACTGCACAGGCTGATAATAAGAAAGCAGCTTTCTGACGAGAGGAACAAAACTAATCAAAACTATCTGAAGATGTTCTGAGCTGTTCACACGGATACTAACTTGTCCAGATCCCCTGTTATTAACATTAACCCGACCGATAAAGTTTGAAGTTCGCCCAACAGGGATCTGGCTCTGCAAATTGCATCCAATAGCAAGATCCCCATGCCAATCCATGACAGAGAGGCCAAGTGTTGTTAGGAAACGCCCAAGCGGATGATCCTTGTCCCTCAGTGTTGCTTCCAAACTTCCACCGTAAGCAACATCACCACGACCCATTATGGCACCAGCAGAGACAACCAACTGACCTTGCTTATTAACGATCAATTTGTCCTCAACTTTAAGTCCACCAGTCAAAATATCACCTAGGAGCGTTACCGACAAACCAGCTACTGCCTTATTCTTCCTCCAATTGCTAAACCTTGTCTCACTTCGTAGTGTATAAGCAATATCCTTCCCCACCGACTGCAAGTCAAACCCTACAGAAGTTGCTTTCCCTTCCCAATGCTTGATTGTACTGGCTACCTCCATTTGGAGACTGGTGTCCTTTTTATCCTTTGAAATTTGCCCAGAGAAAGATATTGGTATCTTCTCCTTAACCACAAAAAGTCTCTCCGCATTTATCCCCTCATAACCAACATCATGGTCCCAACCATTAGGTTCTAGGACAGGCCTCACAAGCCACTGGTTGGTCGAATCAAGATAACGGTACCGATGAGTTGGATTATCTGAATCAAAAGAAGCAGGTAATGCCAAGTCGGGCATAGGCACTGGAACAGATGCTGCACCACCACTCTCTTCTTCTACATTTTCTCTGTATTCAGTTGGAATATCATTTGCTGCagcttgcattttcttcatcatctttcGACGCTTCTTCTCTTCCTTCAACTGCTTTTTCATGAAAAGCCTTTCCCGGTATTCAAGTTCATCATAATATGCCTTCCTCTGAGTTCTCGTAAGCTTTGCCAACTGGGCCTTGGTCAGCGCTTTGAATGGTGGCAACTCATCATATTCTGATTCATCTTCAGAGTCTGATGACTCATCCAAGTCATCCTCTAAACTGTCATTATCATCACCAAACTGCTCCACTGGCAGCTTTACAGGTGGTCTTGATTGAAGAAGGGAAGAAAGCAAGAAAGGTAGAGGTGGTGATCTTGTTCTAGGAGCAAAAGGCTGTCCAGGTGGACTATCTTGTAACTTCAATAGTGTATTTGCTTCAGCCAAAATTTTTGATGCGAAGGACAACAGTAACAAGTGAGGTTTCCAAACCTGGCCGTTTGGTAACACTCTTTGCCCAGCTCGGTTAGTCCTGCATGCTGAGTGGTTCTCCACCAAAGAAACAGGATTCATAAGGCGCATATCTCCAGCAGCCTGGCGAATTGCTTGCTGGACAACATGAGAACGCTGAGTTACAAACATATCATAACTTGTGGTAGTACCATTGGGCCCTTCAGGAGGAGCAGATGCAGCGTGAGTCAAAACAACTATAGCATTAAACCATATTGATGGTCCAAAAATTTCCGTAATTGTCCGCAGCAGCGGCATGTCACCAAATTCCCTGCTTGGCATATCCAATCTATCAAGATACAAAATGATATCTGGGGGTGTTCTCTTAATATACTGTTTGACTGACTGGAGGACTTTCTCGTTCTTGCGTTGGTCTGACCATGAAGGCAGCAGACCTGGAGTGTCAACAACCCGCACCTTGATCCCCTGTACAGTGCCTACAACATCTTGAACCTTCTTCGTTCCCAACTGAAAAGCATCAGTGCCAAActtaatttcatcaaatatggaATTGATGGTTGCACTCTTGCCAACCCCTGTTTTTCCAAGAACCATTATTGTGCAGGAGAAATCCAAAGGTTCCTGACCAGCAGCCTCAAGCTGCTCAGCCATAGCACTTGCACGATCAAAGCTAAAGGCAGCAACCCGACCCCCATTTCTACCCCGTAGCTGTTCAGCCAATCCTAGTCTGTACAAGACCTGGGCCACAACAACATTATGTGGAGTCTGCCCAAGTCTATGAGCAAGACGCAGAAATTTTACTCGTATCATCTGAAGTTTTTCACGAGTCTCATCAGTTTCGTCAGCTTCCCCATTCGTTGGCTCTTCAACTAGCTGGTTCTGTACTGGGGAAACTGTTCCATTGACGCGAGGCTGCTGCGCAACACGGGGAGCAGGTTCCAAAAGTGAAGCAGCACGCCCAAGCCCAGCAGGACGAGGTGGCACAGGAGCAGAAGTTGCAGACCCCAAAGAGGATGATGGAATATCAGGTGTTGGTTTGACTTGCTGTTCTCTGGTCCCCAAGGGAGAATGTCCGAGTCCAGCAGGATGAGAAGCCTTCGAGGATCTAGCTGTAGCTGAAGCATTCGCTGGTCTTACATCCTCACCTTCATTTCGCAGAATAGATTGTTTCATTTCCTTGTATTCCTCATCTTTATGTTTCTTCTCAGGTTCTTTAAGCACGGATTCAGAGACACTAGCATTTGGATCCACAAGTTCATGCTGAGAACCACCAGAACTTTCTGCCACAAAATCAGCACTCTTCTGCAGAATGACTCGATTAGTTGCCTTATGCTCATCTTTATTTTCAGGTTCATCAAGCATAGCTTCATAATCATCAACAGTTTTCTCTGGAAGCTGTGACTTAGGTCCCTCCAAACTTTCTGCTAACAAACCAGCTGACCTAACACCAAGCTTTTCAGATTTTTCTACCATGGAATCTTCTGTAGGTAATGACCTTTCAAGCTCAGTATTTTCTGCCTTTTCCTCCAAAGATGGCTGTAAATCATTTTGCTGTCTCAGACTTATTTCTTGATGTTCAATAGCTGAAACACTATGAGTTAGAACGACCTCATGCAGTTTGTCATCAGAATCCTGATTCCCTTTTGCCATACTGGTTGGAATGCCATCCTGCTCTTCAGCCGAATGATTCATAGGCTCAGAGGACACGCTTGCTGAAGCATTTTCGAGCTGTTTAAACTTGTCATGTTCATGTTCGGCTATCATAACACCATCAGTTTCATTCTCTTCTGAACCCTCATTATTTTGATGCAAAATGTCCCCATTGGTTTCAACCTCTGACAACGAACCAGTATTACCTCCTTTGACTTCATTAGCATTTTGAGTTCCCAATGGTTCATGGCCCTGGTCCCCTTGCTGTTCAGTTGCAACATCAGCCACAGTATCATGAGCCAATGTTTCATCAAAGTGCAAATGATCACCGTTCTGAAGCTCTACAGGAACAGGACCCGACTTTTCATTGTCCCTCCTCCCATTTgatttttcctccaaatttccATCAGGACTAGTTCTCTGCTCGCTCAGCAAACCTTCTTCACCCGGTTCATTCTTCCGATCCTCACTTGGAAGCCCAATTGCCTCCTCAAACTTCTCAGCCTCACTTCCTGCATCCAAATCCTCAAGCTTCTTATCATTCCCACCATCGCTGACCACTCTCTTCTCAAAACCAACTCTCGGTGTATCTCCAGCAATAGCCTCCTCATACACTTCATCATCCCCCTCGGATTccttcaattcatttgactccATCATAGGCATTTCCTCTACTGTAGAACCCCTAACCTCCTCTTCCACACCCTTCCTCTCTCCCAACGGAGCCCCATCAACAACACCAACCCCATTCTCCATGCCTACCCTATCTcagaaaccctagtttcactgAAACAAATATTCAAATCCATAATCAGGGGGAGGAAAAGGCAAAACCTAAGTCTTGCGAAAATCAAAGAACAGAACAAAAAAGCTAATCTAAACATACACAAACATTTTCAATTGTGCAACAAATATATCATTCTGGAACAAGCAATTACTCGATTAGATCTAAATTTGCTTAGAAATTTTTCTACTAGGGTTTTGCGCAGGATAATAAGGGACTTGACGAAATGACTAAAACAATTAGAAAAGACACAGATGATAGAGTAAAGAGGTGAGAGAGAGAAACACTTACCAGACTACTTGGACCAAgtggggagagagagaggggacgGGCGGAGGGGTTTTGATGCAGTAGAAAATtcgggaaagaaagaaaaatatgaataaTTCGAAGAAGGGATCTTCTTCTCAGTTCTGGGTTCAGTAGTAGTAGTAATAGTAGCAGGCAGCAGAGAAAGGTGATTGAAGGGAAGGAGACGATGGACAAGGGTTGCCGGGGGTGAAATTGAGGATAAGAGAAGATCGACGGATGAGGGAACTTGGGTGAGAAATCGGACGGTGATTAGGTGTGCCTCGGCCTTATCGGGAAATTTTGCCCTCAATCATGGTGACGTCGACGTAAAGGTGGAAAACGTGCAGTGGGTTTACGAGGAGAAATTGATGAATCCATCTAACTGATCACGTGCGTTAGATGGATCACCCGTGCTTGCTTACCGGCCGTTGATTATCTTGATTCTAATACCAAAGatgattaagaaaaattagaaaaataaaacaaaaaaatgtattaagagatgagtaaattttatatacactaacagtgtatGCACTATCACGGTTGAATGCATGACACatgaacaaaaatttaaattttaaatttaaattcagatGAATTATCATGCATCCAATAATAATGATGTATATATTATCagtatataaaagattaattcttaagAGAATCTAATGAATTTTATCGTGGTTAAGGAAAATGTAAATTATGATTGTCATGAGACTCATAACTACGCATGGGATCCATATATCAATCGAGATTCCGCTCAATTTCGTTAGGGGtcatattttgaaatattaacGACTAAGGATCCTTAAGGAGGAAAATAGTACTACTCAAAGACTATGGTTCCATATGGAGAGAGGAAAAAATTAGTCATCGAACGCGAATGATGAGAACGAACAATAAATTTGACTTAATGAAACATTACAAGGAAAATCAATGTAATATTATTAACATCTTCTTAATTACAATACCAAACCTCGAGAGATGCGGGTCTTACTTAGTTAGCCCTCTCATGCTGCATGTATCTACCAAACTCGTTTGAAAAGAATGCTACGGTTTTGTACAGTTAGTCATGCAACAATAACCAAGAAAAGAGAATGGTTCTGTGCTCATTGGTTatcatgattcttttgtttaaTAGTTTCCGCATAAAGTTGCTACTTTTAGAAAGTTACGAAGTTTGAGTCGAAGCTttcttccatttcactcaactTTTTTGGAGAGAAATTTTTTAACCTAATCTCTTATTccatttctttccattttttcttttgttttcttcacACTTAAAACTcaaacgcaaaaaaaaaaattaagtttttattattttctcttcttttctctccatTTATAAACTTAAGTCTCGTCTTAATTGGAGGAAGAAGGGAATACTGATAGTATTAGTCGTGTAACATCTcaaattacaatttttttttcatctacgacttttgttttataatttttctttcataaaATGAACATGGTAGCAGAATTTAAGTGCATATTTGCAAAATCAATTAGCAACTTGGCCAACATGCTTATAATTGTTTCCATCATGATTCATGAGCCGAaagttttctttaaaaaaaatatatatgagcAGCATATAACACATCTAACcgcatcattttttttttttttggcattttcatgaACAAATTAATATGGTAAATTTAGGATGACATTAGATTTGGTTTTTTCTGTTTAAGGTAAGCAAGCCTAAATACGAATATATCCTGTAATTCTTTTAAAGTGAATTTAGGATTACATTAGTTTGACTCTTGGGTTGTTAACCCATGCAATCCCTATTActataaaagaaatttttaaaaaaaaaagggaaaaaaaaagtgtcGTGCCTTTTCTCCCTCCCTCGTCATCTCTTTTCTCTCCCAAATCAATGATCATCAGAAAGGCCCAATGTCTCCGGATGATTTGTTGTGGCATTTTCATATGGGGGTTTTCCCGTGAGTTGAATTCGAATTAGAGTAtatgacaaaaaaataaaagttaggaGACAAATCTTCcggttttgattttctttttcttgtgcAAAATTATGTTGGTTGATAAGAAAGACACgcaattcataaaaaaaaaacatacatcacaaatttatttttaaattatttatttatttcaaatacatcacataattaaaaaaaaaagtgctataTTTTTTTCCCAAGTAATGGGTATCCAAACACCTCGGTCTATTTCAAATCTATCAAAATGTTGCAAACCTACTATTTGGTGCATGAAGATGGCTTACCTAAGGGGTTGATTTGGTACCACGAAAGGGGCAAAGAGGAGGggatttactttttttttttttttttttttggtcgaaaCGATAGATGTCatataacctaatctagcctagtctaaggggaaggggagggggttcgatgtgagtacagactccatcgatgaaggtcaattaagaccgccacaaattgtggcaaatttgtgggaggcagggattgaacccctgacctccagcatcacctttaatggtgatgaccactggaccaaatggccagtggcgAGGGGATTTACCAATTGCGtcgttgtttttttttttaatttttattttgtgcCAATAACGATTGTGTCTTAAATCTTTTACTACCATATTAAGATAGAGTGTGTAATATGATTATTACAATTTTAAGAAAAACACAAGACTAGTAACTTTTGAATTTTAATATCACATTTTGATACACTAGTACCTTATTTAAAGGATGCCTTTAATGACAACTATCCATGCGTATAGATTAACGGCATGAATTAAGTGAAATGGAAGTATGCAGACCACGACGGAGCACGTTGAGCCCATCACACTACTCCTCCTGACTAATTTGTGAGAAAAAGTTTGCTGGTCATCAACAATTTTTCATATTGGACCGACTGATTTGGCATTTGGCTAGTCCAAGGCACCGTTTGGATCGAAGGAAAAGGGAAGGAAAGGAGAGGACTCTAatgataaagaaaagaaaggagagtAGAGGAGACCCGGATGTATCCATTATGTTTAGATTatagaaagaaaggaaaggaaattaTCGCACGTAAGTTACATTTTTATCCATAATTTGCAAGTCTAATTTGTATTACATAATAcgtttttcaagaaattttaaaattttgattgatCTTGGTGTCCTTTCCCTCTATTTCCATCCACTTTTGGACGGAAAAACATATTAACAAAAGATAACGAAATTTTATCCCTCCCTTTACCTCCcaatccttttctttccttcctcgAAAACCAATCTAAACATCAAAAATCTTGTTTCTCCATTTCCTTTCCCACTCATTCCCTCAAAACTAACAGTGCCTAAGTGTTGTAGTACAACAACTCtaagcaaaagaaaaactaataGAATAATATGGGCTATATTTCACTGGTAATGTTACCATTTGCTGTTATAAAAACTCTGATAATTCAATCGAGAATTGAGAAATTGAGAATCCAATTTTAAAACCATTAGTAAATTGttttatcaaaattcaaaaaaaaattataaactattttatcaaaattgaaaaatgagttATTTCCTATTTTACTGTCTTTTTATAAATCTGCactgaatttttgaaataatttttttaccaaaattatggatttttttatgaaatttgaaCAACCCTAATTAGACTAGAATTGGAGGGTTTATGTTTACAAACTAATATTGTTAGCACTTTTTTG contains:
- the LOC113763997 gene encoding translocase of chloroplast 120, chloroplastic-like; protein product: MENGVGVVDGAPLGERKGVEEEVRGSTVEEMPMMESNELKESEGDDEVYEEAIAGDTPRVGFEKRVVSDGGNDKKLEDLDAGSEAEKFEEAIGLPSEDRKNEPGEEGLLSEQRTSPDGNLEEKSNGRRDNEKSGPVPVELQNGDHLHFDETLAHDTVADVATEQQGDQGHEPLGTQNANEVKGGNTGSLSEVETNGDILHQNNEGSEENETDGVMIAEHEHDKFKQLENASASVSSEPMNHSAEEQDGIPTSMAKGNQDSDDKLHEVVLTHSVSAIEHQEISLRQQNDLQPSLEEKAENTELERSLPTEDSMVEKSEKLGVRSAGLLAESLEGPKSQLPEKTVDDYEAMLDEPENKDEHKATNRVILQKSADFVAESSGGSQHELVDPNASVSESVLKEPEKKHKDEEYKEMKQSILRNEGEDVRPANASATARSSKASHPAGLGHSPLGTREQQVKPTPDIPSSSLGSATSAPVPPRPAGLGRAASLLEPAPRVAQQPRVNGTVSPVQNQLVEEPTNGEADETDETREKLQMIRVKFLRLAHRLGQTPHNVVVAQVLYRLGLAEQLRGRNGGRVAAFSFDRASAMAEQLEAAGQEPLDFSCTIMVLGKTGVGKSATINSIFDEIKFGTDAFQLGTKKVQDVVGTVQGIKVRVVDTPGLLPSWSDQRKNEKVLQSVKQYIKRTPPDIILYLDRLDMPSREFGDMPLLRTITEIFGPSIWFNAIVVLTHAASAPPEGPNGTTTSYDMFVTQRSHVVQQAIRQAAGDMRLMNPVSLVENHSACRTNRAGQRVLPNGQVWKPHLLLLSFASKILAEANTLLKLQDSPPGQPFAPRTRSPPLPFLLSSLLQSRPPVKLPVEQFGDDNDSLEDDLDESSDSEDESEYDELPPFKALTKAQLAKLTRTQRKAYYDELEYRERLFMKKQLKEEKKRRKMMKKMQAAANDIPTEYRENVEEESGGAASVPVPMPDLALPASFDSDNPTHRYRYLDSTNQWLVRPVLEPNGWDHDVGYEGINAERLFVVKEKIPISFSGQISKDKKDTSLQMEVASTIKHWEGKATSVGFDLQSVGKDIAYTLRSETRFSNWRKNKAVAGLSVTLLGDILTGGLKVEDKLIVNKQGQLVVSAGAIMGRGDVAYGGSLEATLRDKDHPLGRFLTTLGLSVMDWHGDLAIGCNLQSQIPVGRTSNFIGRVNVNNRGSGQVSIRVNSSEHLQIVLISFVPLVRKLLSYYQPVQYG